One genomic segment of Deinococcus arcticus includes these proteins:
- a CDS encoding metal ABC transporter ATP-binding protein has protein sequence MLGVENLTVAYGAHTALERASVRFEAGAFSAVIGPNGAGKSTLLKTLVGILPDPEGAVRFDPGHTARGCISYVPQQQTLDWAFPVTVWDVAMMGRTGRLGWLRWPGRRDRQIVEEALKETGVYELRGRHIGALSGGQRQRVLLARMLARQGHLLLLDEPLTGVDAATQEQLMALLRAQADRGRAVVMVTHDLEQARRWCDHLVLVNRRVIADGTPPQVYTPANIEATFSTSHLGPTHA, from the coding sequence ATGCTGGGCGTGGAGAACCTGACAGTGGCTTACGGCGCACACACCGCCCTGGAACGGGCCAGTGTGCGCTTTGAGGCAGGCGCCTTCAGCGCGGTGATCGGGCCCAACGGCGCCGGCAAAAGCACGCTGCTCAAGACCCTGGTCGGGATTCTGCCCGACCCCGAGGGCGCCGTGCGCTTTGACCCGGGCCACACGGCGCGCGGCTGCATTTCCTATGTGCCGCAGCAGCAGACACTGGACTGGGCCTTTCCGGTGACCGTGTGGGACGTGGCCATGATGGGCCGCACCGGGCGCCTGGGCTGGCTGCGCTGGCCAGGGCGCCGGGACCGCCAGATTGTGGAGGAAGCGCTGAAGGAAACCGGGGTCTACGAACTGCGCGGACGCCACATTGGCGCGCTCTCGGGCGGGCAGCGCCAGCGGGTGCTGCTGGCCCGGATGCTGGCCCGCCAGGGGCACCTGCTGCTGCTGGACGAACCCCTGACCGGCGTGGACGCCGCCACCCAGGAACAGCTGATGGCCCTGCTGCGCGCCCAGGCGGACCGGGGCCGGGCGGTGGTGATGGTGACCCACGACCTCGAACAGGCCCGGCGCTGGTGCGACCATCTGGTGCTCGTGAACCGCCGCGTCATTGCCGACGGTACCCCGCCGCAGGTGTACACCCCCGCCAACATCGAAGCCACCTTCAGCACCAGCCACCTGGGCCCTACGCATGCGTAG
- a CDS encoding metal ABC transporter permease, which translates to MDWLTDPLQFGFFVRALLAVTLVSALCALVGAWVVLRGLSYIGDAMSHAVLPGIVAAFLMKGNLLLGALLAAVLTALGIGAVGRRSGLKQDSAIGIVFVGMFALGIVLLSRVPTFTTDLSNFLIGNPLGVTPADLWGALAVTLVVGGVLLALQKELLLAAFDPTEARAVGLPVRRLDSLLLILIGLVVVLTVQLVGTTLSVSLLITSSAAARLLSRSLKKMMALSALLGTLGGVSGLYLSYFLNTAPGATIVLVNTAIFLLALLVRKRD; encoded by the coding sequence ATGGACTGGCTGACTGATCCCCTGCAATTTGGCTTTTTCGTGCGGGCCCTGCTGGCCGTCACGCTGGTCAGTGCGCTGTGTGCCCTGGTGGGCGCCTGGGTGGTGCTGCGCGGGCTGAGTTACATCGGGGACGCCATGAGCCACGCGGTGCTGCCGGGCATCGTGGCGGCCTTCCTTATGAAAGGCAATCTGCTGCTGGGGGCCCTGCTGGCCGCCGTGCTGACCGCCCTGGGCATTGGCGCGGTGGGGCGGCGCAGCGGGCTGAAACAGGACAGCGCTATCGGCATCGTGTTTGTGGGCATGTTCGCGCTGGGGATTGTGCTGCTTTCACGCGTGCCCACCTTCACCACCGACCTGAGCAACTTCCTGATTGGCAACCCGCTGGGCGTGACCCCGGCCGATCTGTGGGGCGCCCTGGCAGTCACGCTGGTGGTGGGCGGCGTGCTTCTGGCGCTGCAAAAGGAACTGCTGCTGGCCGCCTTCGACCCCACCGAGGCGCGGGCGGTGGGCCTGCCCGTGCGCCGGCTGGACAGCCTGCTGCTTATTCTGATTGGCCTGGTGGTGGTGCTCACCGTGCAACTGGTGGGCACCACCCTCAGCGTGAGCCTGCTCATCACGTCCAGCGCGGCGGCCCGGCTGCTGTCACGCAGCCTGAAGAAGATGATGGCCCTCTCGGCGCTGCTGGGCACCCTGGGTGGTGTGAGCGGGCTGTACCTCAGCTATTTCCTGAACACGGCGCCGGGCGCGACGATTGTACTGGTGAACACGGCCATCTTTCTGCTGGCTCTGTTGGTCAGAAAGCGGGATTAG